A single Candidatus Bathyarchaeota archaeon DNA region contains:
- a CDS encoding MFS transporter — MGLIDVLRREFSFITGNYRVLVISWIIMDLAMEMPTPNFQAYVVETLHGPDMALGIIGLANFLAMAAVAFPGGYLADKYGRRWLITTMTFGMALSWLFLALAPTWHFILLGTIVSSLCLIYQPALFAMVQDSLPAERRGMGISIIQLIHGTFNTPGPIIAGFLLLRFGLEWSMRVIYLIMTVLYLIAAVWRLRLKETVTTEEPIRFSYFISSYPKAIKESVSVMKKVPRSMFWLFIVQTLVMFGMVLTQVVNQIYAMKVLGISIEQWWLVFIPLLLTMVVASIPIGKMVDKFGRKIPLILGLLTLGAATLIFATGNFLTVMISMILFGIAQLLAMSAVMALATDLVQPVNRGKVVGLTNFIGYIVMGFGMLLGNYLFIEGLTIGIPQLPFYVALGLIIPQLLIVIFLIHEPKKRVGVTSLD, encoded by the coding sequence ATGGGGCTAATCGACGTTCTTAGGCGGGAGTTCTCCTTCATCACAGGCAACTATCGAGTTCTTGTAATAAGCTGGATAATAATGGACCTCGCCATGGAAATGCCCACCCCAAACTTTCAAGCTTACGTCGTCGAAACTCTGCACGGCCCAGATATGGCCCTGGGAATCATCGGTCTGGCAAATTTCCTGGCAATGGCAGCCGTAGCCTTTCCAGGCGGCTACCTTGCAGACAAATATGGAAGGCGTTGGCTCATCACAACTATGACGTTTGGAATGGCACTGTCGTGGCTGTTCCTTGCACTTGCCCCAACGTGGCACTTTATTTTGCTAGGAACAATTGTGAGCAGTCTTTGTTTAATTTATCAGCCAGCGCTGTTCGCGATGGTTCAAGATTCGCTTCCTGCCGAGCGTAGGGGCATGGGTATATCGATTATACAGCTTATTCATGGTACATTTAACACTCCTGGCCCTATAATTGCAGGTTTTCTTTTGCTGCGATTTGGGCTGGAGTGGAGTATGAGGGTAATCTACCTAATCATGACAGTTCTTTATCTCATAGCGGCGGTGTGGCGGCTCAGACTAAAAGAAACAGTAACGACCGAAGAGCCAATCCGCTTTAGCTATTTCATTTCCTCTTACCCTAAGGCTATAAAAGAAAGCGTCAGCGTTATGAAGAAGGTGCCGCGATCAATGTTCTGGTTATTTATCGTTCAAACTCTGGTAATGTTCGGGATGGTGCTTACGCAAGTGGTCAACCAAATTTACGCAATGAAGGTACTTGGAATTAGCATAGAGCAGTGGTGGCTCGTCTTCATCCCGCTTTTATTGACAATGGTCGTAGCTTCAATCCCAATCGGCAAGATGGTCGACAAGTTTGGAAGGAAAATTCCTTTGATTCTTGGTTTACTCACCCTTGGCGCTGCTACATTGATTTTTGCCACTGGCAACTTCTTGACAGTAATGATTTCGATGATTCTATTCGGGATAGCTCAATTGTTAGCGATGTCCGCAGTGATGGCGCTTGCAACGGACCTTGTGCAACCAGTAAATAGAGGCAAGGTTGTTGGGCTCACAAATTTCATCGGTTATATCGTGATGGGCTTCGGCATGTTACTCGGTAACTATCTCTTCATAGAAGGACTGACGATTGGCATTCCTCAACTGCCCTTCTATGTAGCACTTGGATTGATTATTCCCCAACTTCTCATAGTTATATTTCTCATACATGAACCCAAGAAGCGAGTAGGCGTTACAAGCTTAGATTAG
- a CDS encoding helix-turn-helix domain-containing protein — protein sequence MKEFNEYYQKAKRTLRGRPKPRYVFGLACEMLAKDWLKERGWKVYGSFRTFTRFTKVYGSFGRLTKRQRHFIKNFLICDFYIYNKKRELFAIVEVKSTQRRTNTFDFASESQRKYYEKALELGIPIKFIFIKILNNKVTEIKMCNYPKDLAIFERKVRPKKEIEPKTKPIRKGITKKDVEEMKALYAQGFTQNEIAKKFGIKASTVRYHLKK from the coding sequence ATGAAAGAATTTAATGAATATTATCAGAAAGCAAAAAGAACTCTTAGGGGTAGACCTAAGCCTCGATATGTCTTTGGGTTAGCTTGTGAAATGTTGGCGAAGGACTGGCTCAAGGAAAGAGGGTGGAAAGTCTACGGGTCTTTTAGAACTTTTACAAGATTCACTAAAGTTTATGGGTCTTTTGGAAGATTAACTAAACGGCAAAGGCATTTCATTAAGAATTTCTTAATTTGCGATTTCTATATCTATAACAAAAAGAGAGAACTATTTGCAATAGTTGAGGTAAAGTCAACACAAAGGAGAACCAATACGTTTGATTTTGCTTCTGAATCCCAGAGAAAGTATTATGAGAAAGCTTTAGAGTTAGGAATCCCTATTAAATTCATTTTCATAAAGATTTTGAATAATAAGGTTACCGAAATAAAGATGTGTAATTATCCCAAAGATTTAGCGATTTTTGAAAGAAAAGTTAGACCAAAGAAAGAAATTGAGCCTAAAACGAAACCGATAAGAAAAGGAATTACCAAAAAAGATGTTGAAGAAATGAAGGCTCTATATGCCCAAGGATTTACACAAAACGAAATCGCTAAGAAATTTGGGATTAAAGCTTCTACTGTAAGATACCATCTAAAAAAGTGA